A single window of Bacteroidales bacterium DNA harbors:
- a CDS encoding efflux RND transporter periplasmic adaptor subunit, translating to MYKYIWVSVCILLMAACGNNEATKEAMDVRFDGDTITVKESSPIFKEIVVQKSRLQDFSAEFRTIGTVRPVSGKFAEIASPFAGRISKSYVQLGQKVNAGTPIYELGSPEFYEATKVYFAARSANELTQRNYNRQKELAANGVASQKDLEQAQSEADIATQELEQAKATLQIFNIDPASLQMGHPLRVVSPISGEIVKCNITIGSYAKEDSEALAIVADLSHVWVAALVKEKYFGAIRHGDRVEVFTDARPDKIIWGTIYHIGEMLDEETRSLEVIVACDNTERELKLGMFCEVHFLSSPTKTIILPSTAIMQELDNDYVLVETAKGKYVRRRVETETVNLDDVRIISGVAEGENIVIKGGIFLNM from the coding sequence ATGTATAAATATATCTGGGTATCCGTATGTATATTACTTATGGCTGCCTGTGGCAATAACGAAGCCACAAAGGAGGCGATGGATGTGAGGTTTGATGGCGACACTATAACGGTAAAAGAAAGTTCGCCTATTTTTAAAGAAATAGTTGTCCAAAAATCCCGTTTACAGGATTTTTCGGCAGAATTCCGAACCATTGGAACCGTTCGCCCGGTTTCAGGGAAATTTGCGGAAATTGCTTCTCCGTTTGCAGGACGAATATCAAAATCGTATGTCCAACTGGGACAAAAGGTTAATGCAGGGACTCCAATTTATGAGTTGGGTTCTCCTGAATTTTACGAAGCTACAAAAGTTTATTTCGCTGCCAGATCGGCAAACGAGCTCACTCAAAGGAATTATAACCGCCAAAAAGAGTTAGCTGCCAATGGCGTTGCTTCTCAAAAGGATCTGGAACAGGCCCAAAGTGAAGCGGATATTGCTACTCAGGAGTTAGAACAGGCAAAAGCAACCCTTCAGATATTTAATATAGATCCGGCTTCACTTCAAATGGGACATCCTTTGAGAGTTGTTTCTCCCATTTCAGGCGAGATCGTGAAATGCAATATTACCATCGGAAGCTATGCAAAGGAAGATTCAGAGGCTCTGGCTATAGTTGCCGATCTATCGCATGTCTGGGTTGCCGCGCTCGTCAAAGAAAAATATTTCGGAGCAATCAGGCATGGCGACCGTGTTGAAGTATTTACCGATGCCCGTCCCGATAAAATCATCTGGGGTACCATTTACCATATAGGCGAAATGCTGGACGAGGAAACCCGCTCACTCGAAGTGATCGTTGCTTGCGACAATACCGAACGGGAACTGAAACTCGGAATGTTCTGCGAGGTTCATTTTCTAAGTTCCCCGACAAAAACGATCATTCTGCCGTCTACTGCCATCATGCAGGAACTGGATAACGATTATGTACTGGTTGAAACAGCAAAGGGTAAATATGTTCGCCGAAGAGTGGAAACCGAGACCGTTAACCTGGATGATGTGCGTATTATCAGCGGTGTAGCCGAAGGTGAAAATATAGTTATCAAGGGTGGAATTTTTCTAAATATGTAG